From a single Sphingobium lignivorans genomic region:
- a CDS encoding TonB-dependent receptor domain-containing protein gives MASPVAARDQVRDDVVRVASGPAGDALRTLGRLTGAQIAFREEDVAGFRTHAIAGRLGTAEALRRMLAGTGLRAARRPSGIFVITRARRASIATRPARAPPSLAQVGAAPAEETIILTGSRIRPPSEEPVGPVFSLDLAAQHPGQMLRAEDLVASLPFAGTEQGAFLSGQATGTATVNLRGLGSARTLLLINGRRMMPGDPLALVADLNSIPLPVVKRMEVVSGGGSSIYGSDAVAGVINFITDDHFEGVTASASLGAYIHDNDSPARAIVTRAGYASPAGLVADGWSREVTLQAGSRLGDRGHIVAYSTFRQVDGVLQRQRDYSACGLSRARATDNALSCLGSSTTVPARFILDGGAGPAVTLDPGSDGFRPYVTSRDSFNYAPDNHLQRPDRRIAAGLIGHYELSSAFVPFAEFMIADDHTRARIAPSGIFGELFPIACDNPLLSASQQDAVCGIAAGTGARRLVSIGRRNVEGGPRVDDIRHRSFRAIVGLRGEANADWQYESHVQYGRVDLREVFTGDLSRTRIGRALDVTLDDRPASPTVGRPVCAAVLTGIDLACRPYDVWRVGPADQQAVDYLAATASMRGRTEEWVANVALTGRLDAAGIRSPWAGEAVGVVIGGEYRREILALDFNETFESGDLSGQSGTRRLDQHGAFDVVEAFGELQLPLTGVAHAVGRITLEFGGRISRYSTSGWSHSRKAGFTWARRGLSLRGSYNRAVRAPNVAELFAPARNPTFSGWDPCAGPATNGLVNGNDFAACAASGVTAAQFGNIAVNPARLFNIRTGGNPALQPEIADTLTLGVSIAPPEMPRFSLSLDYFDIRVRNAIGQIGANLILANCVQTGAPSLCQLVHRSPINGSLDLGNDGYVADPLRNIGALSTSGVDIGLRYTMALPAGPGGEIRLSLVASHVFRQQAERAPELGRFDCVGLYGLVCGLPTPRWRQRASVTWVTDGAISTMLTWRRLGAVRVDRSSADPLLAGAVSPDRGKIPRQDYFDLSLAIPASSRLTLSLSVLNVLDRDPPLVAADSLIGVLGNGNTFPQFYDPLGRFVRLDMKIAL, from the coding sequence ATGGCCAGTCCGGTTGCTGCGCGGGACCAGGTACGCGATGACGTCGTGCGGGTCGCCTCGGGTCCGGCCGGCGACGCTCTCCGCACCCTCGGTCGCCTTACCGGCGCGCAGATCGCTTTTCGGGAAGAAGACGTGGCTGGGTTCCGCACGCACGCGATCGCGGGACGGCTGGGCACGGCCGAAGCTCTGCGCCGGATGCTGGCCGGAACCGGATTGCGGGCTGCGCGCAGGCCCAGCGGCATTTTCGTGATCACGAGGGCGAGACGGGCCAGCATCGCGACGAGGCCTGCACGGGCACCGCCATCGCTCGCTCAGGTGGGTGCGGCGCCCGCTGAGGAAACGATCATCCTCACCGGCTCGCGCATCCGCCCCCCGAGCGAGGAGCCGGTCGGCCCGGTCTTCTCGCTGGATCTCGCTGCGCAGCATCCCGGGCAGATGCTCAGGGCCGAGGATCTGGTCGCCAGCCTTCCATTCGCCGGCACCGAGCAGGGCGCCTTCCTTTCCGGTCAGGCGACCGGCACCGCCACGGTCAATTTGCGCGGCCTGGGCAGCGCGCGCACGCTGCTGCTCATCAATGGACGCCGCATGATGCCCGGCGATCCGCTGGCTCTGGTGGCCGATCTCAACAGCATTCCCCTGCCGGTGGTGAAGCGGATGGAGGTGGTTTCCGGCGGCGGATCGAGCATCTACGGGTCCGATGCCGTCGCCGGCGTAATCAATTTCATTACCGACGATCATTTCGAGGGCGTGACTGCCTCCGCGAGCCTCGGCGCCTATATCCATGACAATGACAGTCCGGCGCGAGCCATCGTGACGAGAGCGGGCTATGCGTCCCCGGCGGGACTGGTCGCTGACGGATGGAGCCGCGAAGTGACTCTTCAGGCGGGCTCGCGGCTGGGGGACCGAGGGCATATCGTGGCCTATAGCACGTTCCGGCAGGTGGATGGGGTCTTGCAGCGACAGCGGGATTACAGCGCCTGCGGGCTGAGCAGGGCCCGCGCGACCGACAATGCGCTGAGCTGCCTGGGCTCCAGCACGACGGTCCCGGCCCGTTTCATCCTGGACGGTGGGGCGGGGCCGGCGGTCACGCTCGATCCGGGTTCTGACGGATTCCGCCCTTATGTGACCAGTCGCGATTCCTTCAATTACGCGCCCGACAATCACCTCCAGCGGCCCGATCGCCGGATCGCGGCAGGGCTGATCGGTCATTACGAGTTGAGCTCCGCTTTCGTCCCCTTCGCGGAATTCATGATCGCGGATGACCACACCCGGGCCCGCATTGCGCCCTCGGGCATATTCGGTGAGCTCTTCCCCATCGCGTGCGACAATCCGCTGCTTTCCGCGAGCCAGCAGGACGCCGTTTGTGGAATCGCCGCGGGGACGGGCGCGCGGCGTCTTGTGTCGATCGGGCGCCGCAATGTCGAAGGCGGGCCGAGGGTGGACGATATCCGGCATCGCTCGTTCCGCGCCATTGTGGGGCTGCGGGGCGAAGCGAACGCGGACTGGCAGTATGAAAGCCATGTGCAATATGGCCGGGTCGATCTTCGGGAAGTCTTCACCGGCGATCTCTCCCGGACGCGCATCGGGCGGGCCCTTGATGTGACGCTGGATGACAGGCCTGCCAGTCCGACTGTCGGGCGTCCGGTCTGCGCTGCCGTCCTGACCGGAATCGACCTGGCCTGCCGCCCCTATGATGTCTGGCGCGTGGGCCCGGCCGACCAGCAAGCCGTGGACTATCTTGCCGCGACGGCCTCGATGCGTGGGCGCACTGAGGAGTGGGTGGCAAATGTGGCTCTGACCGGTCGGTTGGACGCGGCGGGAATCCGCAGCCCATGGGCTGGCGAGGCGGTCGGCGTGGTGATCGGCGGTGAATATCGTCGTGAGATACTCGCCCTCGACTTCAACGAGACCTTCGAAAGCGGCGACCTTTCGGGCCAGAGCGGGACTCGCCGGCTCGACCAGCATGGCGCGTTCGATGTGGTGGAAGCCTTCGGCGAATTGCAATTGCCGCTGACCGGCGTCGCCCATGCGGTCGGACGGATCACGCTGGAATTCGGAGGGCGCATCAGCCGCTATTCGACATCGGGCTGGTCACACAGTCGCAAGGCCGGTTTCACCTGGGCAAGGCGCGGGCTGAGCTTGCGGGGAAGCTATAATCGTGCCGTGCGCGCGCCAAATGTGGCCGAACTGTTTGCACCAGCCCGCAATCCGACGTTCAGTGGCTGGGATCCCTGCGCCGGCCCCGCGACGAACGGCCTCGTGAACGGCAACGACTTCGCGGCCTGCGCGGCATCCGGCGTCACGGCGGCCCAGTTCGGCAACATCGCCGTCAATCCGGCCCGGCTGTTCAACATTCGCACCGGTGGGAACCCGGCGTTGCAGCCCGAGATAGCCGACACTCTCACGCTCGGCGTCAGCATCGCGCCGCCGGAGATGCCGCGCTTCAGCCTGAGCCTGGATTATTTCGACATCCGCGTACGCAACGCGATCGGCCAGATCGGGGCCAATCTTATCCTCGCCAACTGCGTACAGACCGGCGCCCCGAGCCTGTGCCAGCTGGTCCATCGATCGCCCATCAACGGCTCGCTCGACCTTGGCAACGACGGCTATGTCGCCGATCCGTTGCGCAACATCGGCGCCCTGTCGACCTCCGGTGTGGATATCGGTCTGCGCTACACTATGGCTCTGCCGGCCGGGCCGGGTGGGGAGATACGGCTCTCGCTCGTCGCCAGCCACGTCTTCCGTCAGCAGGCCGAGCGCGCGCCTGAACTTGGCCGCTTCGATTGTGTGGGGCTGTATGGGCTGGTGTGCGGCCTGCCGACGCCTCGCTGGCGCCAGCGTGCATCGGTGACCTGGGTGACGGACGGGGCAATCTCCACGATGCTGACCTGGCGTCGGCTGGGCGCCGTCCGGGTCGACCGGAGCAGTGCCGATCCGCTTCTCGCCGGGGCCGTTTCGCCCGATCGCGGGAAGATCCCTCGCCAGGACTATTTTGACCTGAGCCTGGCCATCCCGGCCTCCAGCCGTCTGACGCTCAGCCTGTCGGTACTGAATGTGCTGGACCGCGACCCGCCTCTGGTCGCGGCGGACTCGCTGATCGGCGTGCTCGGCAACGGCAACACCTTCCCGCAATTCTACGATCCGCTCGGACGGTTCGTCCGGCTCGACATGAAAATCGCTTTATGA
- a CDS encoding FecR family protein: MTMHAPHDPIDAAAQWYALLLQGRLTAEEGAAFDRWLAAAPANLEAFTRVSETWDALQERPEAMAPAEPAPAEPAPEVRRIDRRWFLGGGAVAAMALAASLALVMIPSGVPPTAPVDLRTAAGERRVTTLPDGSVVTLDGDSRVLMRDTSQSRALELAGGRALFAVRSDKARPFVVAASGISVTATGTLFSVERLDDQIQVELYEGGVIVRSPAHRFEQALKPGTRLVIHGDGRPALMERLLDDRSRAWVTGEVVLVDETLAIAVQRVNRMATRQIEVDPAVASFKVSGVFRSGEIDGFVDAVTSLLDVRAETDGKVIRFEPGRR, encoded by the coding sequence ATGACGATGCATGCCCCCCACGACCCCATCGATGCGGCCGCGCAGTGGTATGCCCTGCTGTTGCAGGGACGATTGACGGCCGAAGAAGGCGCCGCCTTTGACCGATGGCTGGCCGCAGCGCCGGCCAATCTGGAAGCGTTCACGCGCGTGAGCGAAACCTGGGATGCGCTGCAGGAGCGCCCGGAGGCGATGGCACCGGCAGAGCCTGCACCGGCAGAGCCGGCACCCGAGGTGCGGCGCATCGACCGGAGATGGTTCCTTGGCGGTGGCGCCGTTGCCGCGATGGCCCTGGCGGCCTCCCTGGCGCTGGTCATGATCCCTTCCGGGGTGCCCCCGACCGCGCCTGTCGATCTGCGCACGGCGGCCGGAGAGCGCAGGGTGACCACGTTACCCGACGGATCTGTCGTCACGCTCGATGGCGACAGCAGGGTCCTGATGCGCGATACGAGCCAGTCACGCGCGCTCGAACTGGCGGGGGGGCGGGCTCTCTTCGCCGTCCGATCGGACAAGGCGAGGCCTTTCGTGGTCGCGGCGAGCGGGATCAGCGTCACCGCAACGGGGACATTGTTCTCGGTCGAGCGTCTGGACGACCAGATCCAGGTCGAACTGTATGAAGGGGGCGTCATCGTGCGGTCGCCGGCACATCGCTTCGAGCAGGCGCTGAAGCCGGGGACGCGGCTCGTGATCCATGGCGATGGCCGGCCGGCGCTCATGGAGCGCCTGCTGGACGATCGCAGCAGGGCCTGGGTCACGGGCGAGGTGGTCCTTGTCGACGAAACGCTGGCCATCGCCGTCCAGCGCGTCAATCGCATGGCGACGAGGCAGATCGAGGTTGACCCTGCCGTCGCATCCTTCAAGGTGAGCGGCGTATTCCGATCCGGGGAGATCGACGGCTTCGTGGACGCCGTGACGTCTCTGCTCGATGTACGGGCAGAGACCGATGGCAAGGTGATCCGCTTCGAACCCGGGAGACGCTGA
- a CDS encoding RNA polymerase sigma factor: protein MAAADRLRLCGGTDVPAATMTALNGRFRLPLITYFLRRGVAYADAEDMAQEVLIRTDRHGEGADRIDAYLFGVAANLLADRSRRLAVRMRHSKDIAAVSSDIDVIDPERVLIGRERLAIVTQALQELSERTRTIFMLARFENVSQREIADRLGVSLSTVEKGLAQAIAHLVRRLGDPK from the coding sequence ATGGCCGCTGCTGACCGGTTGAGGCTATGTGGCGGCACGGATGTGCCGGCCGCCACCATGACCGCGCTCAACGGCCGTTTTCGGTTGCCCCTCATCACTTATTTCTTGCGTCGCGGCGTCGCCTATGCCGATGCCGAGGACATGGCGCAGGAAGTCTTGATCCGGACGGACCGGCACGGGGAGGGAGCCGATCGCATCGACGCCTATCTGTTCGGTGTCGCGGCCAATCTGCTGGCGGATCGCTCGCGCAGGCTGGCGGTCCGGATGCGCCACAGCAAGGATATTGCCGCTGTTTCATCGGACATCGACGTGATCGATCCTGAGCGCGTGTTGATTGGTCGGGAGCGACTGGCCATCGTCACCCAGGCCCTGCAGGAACTGAGCGAACGGACGCGCACGATTTTCATGCTCGCCCGGTTCGAGAATGTCTCCCAGCGCGAGATCGCCGATCGGCTCGGTGTATCGCTGAGCACGGTGGAGAAGGGACTGGCGCAGGCCATCGCCCATCTGGTGCGTCGGCTGGGGGATCCGAAATGA